From a single Bacillus gobiensis genomic region:
- a CDS encoding C40 family peptidase, with product MKKHIITVSATVLLGSSLFAGAASAASVKVKKGDTLWKYSKTYGVSVNQIKLENKLKSDNIYIGQTLKINEKSKAPSKAPSSSTYKVVSGDSLWKIAKKFGMSVNELKETNRLKTDLIRIGQVLKVRTKNGENIRQDNVSESDKPASHSSLNTDKLVNDARSLIGTSYKWGGTSPSGFDCSGFIWYIINKQKSVQRTSTAGYWNMMDKVSSPAVGDFVYFSTYKSGPSHMGVYIGDNKFIHAGSDGVTTSDMTTSYWKQRYLGAKKF from the coding sequence ATGAAAAAACATATAATTACAGTTTCTGCTACTGTTTTGTTGGGATCGTCATTATTTGCGGGAGCTGCGTCTGCAGCTAGCGTAAAAGTGAAAAAAGGTGATACATTATGGAAATATTCAAAGACATACGGTGTCTCAGTTAATCAAATCAAACTAGAGAACAAGCTTAAGTCTGACAATATTTATATCGGGCAAACACTGAAAATCAATGAAAAATCAAAAGCGCCATCTAAAGCTCCATCATCGTCTACATACAAAGTTGTAAGCGGGGACAGCCTGTGGAAGATTGCCAAAAAATTCGGCATGTCTGTCAATGAACTAAAGGAAACCAATCGATTGAAAACTGATCTTATTCGGATTGGACAGGTTTTGAAGGTTAGAACGAAAAATGGAGAAAATATTCGACAAGATAATGTTAGTGAATCTGACAAACCAGCTTCGCATTCATCATTGAACACGGACAAGCTTGTCAATGATGCGCGCTCACTCATCGGAACATCGTACAAATGGGGAGGTACGAGTCCTTCCGGATTTGATTGCAGCGGATTCATTTGGTACATCATCAATAAACAAAAAAGCGTGCAAAGAACAAGTACTGCTGGTTATTGGAACATGATGGACAAAGTATCATCGCCTGCGGTTGGGGATTTCGTCTATTTCTCAACTTATAAATCAGGTCCCTCACATATGGGTGTTTACATAGGAGATAACAAATTTATTCATGCTGGATCAGACGGCGTAACGACCAGCGATATGACCACAAGCTATTGGAAACAGCGTTATTTAGGCGCGAAAAAGTTTTAA
- a CDS encoding histidinol phosphate phosphatase domain-containing protein, with protein sequence MKVDYHVHLEEGPYSMRWLDRTNKAIEYFESAPFSKHTVEWLAFSRQRLHKRLEEGAYSSYWLDFYLLEALRKGIKEVGIVDHLYRFTETKQYYEKYMHLGNDQLGTLQKTWLHQVMNQSISAFTNTIHQAKERWAEKGVTLRIGIEADYFESGEEELNNLLSLGKWDYIIGSVHFLDGWGFDNPEAKSLFDERNLEDLYDRFFKTVEKGIRSNLFHIFAHLDNLKLFNYRPDENRLVPYYHKIARALKETSTATEINAGLYYRYPVKEMCPSPLFLQILAQYEIPMTISSDSHFPDDLGNYVEQNSQTLKQHGIKSIATFNQGMRKLVSI encoded by the coding sequence ATGAAGGTAGACTACCATGTGCATCTGGAAGAAGGCCCTTACTCAATGCGTTGGCTGGATAGAACAAACAAAGCCATTGAATATTTTGAGTCCGCTCCTTTTTCAAAACATACAGTCGAATGGCTTGCTTTCAGCAGGCAGCGACTGCATAAACGTTTAGAAGAGGGAGCCTATTCTTCCTATTGGCTCGATTTTTATTTGCTTGAAGCATTGCGTAAAGGGATCAAAGAAGTTGGAATTGTTGATCATTTATATCGCTTCACCGAAACGAAACAATATTATGAAAAGTATATGCATCTTGGTAATGATCAACTTGGAACACTACAAAAAACATGGTTACATCAAGTGATGAACCAATCGATATCTGCTTTTACTAATACAATACATCAAGCAAAAGAACGCTGGGCAGAAAAAGGTGTAACATTAAGAATCGGAATAGAAGCTGATTATTTTGAAAGCGGGGAAGAAGAGCTCAATAATCTTTTATCCCTAGGAAAGTGGGACTACATAATTGGTTCTGTACATTTTTTAGATGGCTGGGGCTTTGATAATCCGGAAGCAAAATCTTTATTTGACGAACGAAATCTTGAAGATTTGTACGATCGTTTTTTCAAAACAGTAGAAAAAGGTATACGTTCAAATCTTTTTCATATATTTGCACATCTCGACAATCTTAAGCTATTTAACTATCGTCCTGATGAAAACCGTTTAGTTCCTTATTATCACAAAATTGCAAGAGCATTAAAAGAGACCTCTACGGCAACAGAAATTAATGCTGGATTATATTATCGATATCCTGTTAAAGAGATGTGCCCAAGCCCATTGTTTCTGCAAATTTTAGCGCAGTATGAGATTCCAATGACCATATCTTCTGATTCTCATTTTCCCGATGATCTCGGCAATTACGTAGAGCAAAACTCGCAAACCCTCAAACAGCATGGAATAAAATCGATTGCCACATTTAATCAAGGAATGAGAAAACTAGTTTCTATTTAG
- a CDS encoding DeoR/GlpR family DNA-binding transcription regulator, which translates to MNHLTEERKQSILVELEDKGKVFVNFLAEQLGVTPETIRRDLASLEEQRLIKRVHGGAVPFRGERLEPSFEKKRKIRQQEKQRIGEAAAKCIESNDTIIIDVGTTTLELCHAIKDVENVTIVTNSLKAASALNDRLEKKAFSGKIIILGGMLNTSQQSIKGSLTAQMLEAFRVDKAFISCGGISRGFVSDFDIEEIEISKMMMSITRESYLLADHSKINKEAFYLIGELSLFNWIISDIQPDKEWQSLLIDNEVTWITA; encoded by the coding sequence ATGAATCATCTAACAGAAGAAAGGAAGCAATCTATTTTAGTAGAGCTAGAGGATAAAGGAAAAGTGTTTGTTAACTTTCTTGCTGAACAACTGGGGGTTACCCCTGAAACGATTCGGCGTGATCTTGCCTCTCTTGAAGAACAAAGGCTGATAAAGCGTGTACATGGAGGAGCAGTTCCTTTTCGAGGAGAGAGGCTTGAGCCTTCTTTTGAAAAAAAACGAAAAATCAGGCAACAGGAAAAACAGCGCATAGGAGAAGCAGCAGCAAAATGCATCGAATCAAACGATACGATTATTATAGACGTCGGAACAACAACATTGGAATTATGCCACGCCATTAAAGATGTAGAGAATGTGACGATAGTAACCAATTCATTAAAAGCAGCTTCAGCCTTAAATGACCGATTGGAGAAAAAAGCTTTTTCCGGGAAAATAATCATCCTTGGCGGTATGCTGAATACATCTCAACAATCGATAAAAGGATCTTTAACTGCCCAAATGCTTGAAGCATTTCGTGTCGACAAAGCTTTTATTTCATGCGGCGGTATTTCCCGAGGATTCGTAAGCGATTTTGATATTGAAGAAATTGAAATTTCGAAAATGATGATGAGTATTACACGTGAAAGTTATTTATTAGCAGATCATTCAAAAATCAATAAAGAAGCTTTTTACCTTATAGGGGAGCTTTCCTTATTTAACTGGATAATAAGCGACATTCAGCCGGATAAGGAATGGCAAAGCTTGTTAATAGACAATGAAGTTACGTGGATTACAGCTTAG